The genomic DNA TTGGGGGCTGGTTTATCGTGGCTCATGGACCCTCCCGGACGTTGTGCGTGCCGGCGCCGGGATCCCCAAGACCAGCGTAATGATTCCCAGGATGCCGGGGATCAACCACAGCCATTTCCCGGCCGGTGGGGCAAATTCCACGGTCAGGTTACCACCGGTTTCTGGCAGCTCAAAAGCTTGGACCCACTCGGGTTGGGTCACAGTGGAGTTGAGTTCCTCGCCATCAAGCCAGGCTCGGAAACCCGGGTTGGCGCGCTCGGCCAAAATCAGTTCGCGTTGGGTAGTGGTGTCGGGCAGTTGGACGTCGATGGACCCGTCTGGATTCGTTGCCGCCAGGGCCACGGTCGCCTCGTCTTCAACGATGCGGGCTCGGGCGGTTGCAGTGCCGCGGGGCGCGCTGGACCCGTTTTCGGTGAGAACTTCTACGCCCAGCTCGGTCCCGTCATCGTTGGTGCCTTCATCGGGGACGACGCGCCATAACCAACCGGCGCGGGTGTGCCCCACCGACGCCATACCGGGGGCAGCATCGATGCCTGCGGCCAGGGTGGTTTCGGTGCCGGCCGGGTCGGTCAGGACAACGTATCCGGCGCCCAGGGCATCCAGCAGCGGCCGCGGGTCGGCGTCGGTGCCGGTGGTCAGTTGGGCGGCGACGGTGCGCAGCGCCTCATCTGCGTCATCGGCGGGGGCTGATTGCGGGTCGAACAGGTCTCCGGTGACGGTGCGGGCCGTCCAGGTGCCGGTCATGTCATCGATCATGGTGCCTTCACCGCTGATCAAATGGGTGCGAAGGCCCTCTGAGGTGCGCGTAATGACCAGGGTGCGGGTGCGCAGATCGGAGACGGCCGAGTCGACCGCGGTGGCCGGGAGAGCGTGTTGTTGTACCCCGGCGACCCTCGGGGTGCCGGTCACGTAGTCGAGGCTGGCCCGGGTGCTGTTTTCCTCGACCAGTTCGTCTGTGGCGGCCTCAGCGACTGCCACGCCACGCTGGTCGGTTGAGGTCTCGCGCGCTTGGGTCAGGGTGTCGTTGGGCACCATGCGCGGGGTGAGCCACAGTCCGGTGGCGAGGACCCCGGTGAGGACCAGGACGCTGATGGCCGTGTGTGCCGGCCAACCGGCGCGGTGTTGGGTGACGTATCCGGCGGAGCGGGTCCGTGAGCGGGTGAGCGTGTTGATTCCGACGATGGCGGCGAGCAAGAAGCCCAGCCAGGCCAGGGAAACCGGTGGGATCGTCGACAGCGCGACGGGCTCGCCGGTTTGGTCAATCGAGAAGGTCAGCCCCGAGTTGGCGGTGGCGATGGCCAGGCCGATAAATCCGGCCAGGAGACCCGAGCGGGCCAGGCTGCCGCCGGCTCCCGGTCGCATCACACCCAGGATCGCCAGGACTACCAGCGGTAGGGCGATGACGAACACCGCAATGCCGGCCCAGGGTGCCGCCGGGCTGAGTGCATCCAGCCAGGGCAGTTCGGCCAGGCCAGCATCCAGGGCGACCTCGTGCGGTAAACCGAGCAGAAATTGCCAGGTCGGGGCCGGATCGTAACTGGCCGGAGCGCCCGGATCAGCAAGAATAGCGCGCAAATCGGTGCCGTGACTGACGACGGCGGGTAGCAGTGCGGTGGCCGCCAGGATCGGGGTCCACCACAGGACTTTCGCTCGACTGCGCAGCACCAGTGCCAGGATGATGATGCCGGCGGTCAACGGGAGGAACATCGACGGGGCGGCCGCAGTCATGACGGTCAGCAGGATGGCGATCCAGGCGGCTGCGGTCAAGGAGGTAGTGGCCGTAGTGTTGCGCGGTTTGCGTCCCAGCAGCACGGGGCGGTCGTCGTGTTCGGGCTGGTCTGCTGGCAGGCGAGTATTTTCGGGCGTGTAGCCGATGGCGCGTAACACGGCCAACGCGAACCAGGGCAGCACCAGGTGCACGATCAGTCCACCGACGCGACCCTCGGATACCGCGGTGAGCAGCACCGGTGCGCTGGCCCAAATGAGTCCTGCGGCAAACCGGGCGTAGCGTGAGGTCGTGACGGTGCCGGCCAGTACCCACGCGCCCAATCCGGCCAGTGGCAGCGCCAGGATCCAGAGCCAGACGAACACCGCAGAGGCATTGGTGGTCAGACCAAACAGTGCCACCAACCAGCCGAAGGGTCCGTCATACCCCGGTGCGCCGGCTCCGGGGTGGGCCCACCCGCTGGCGGCCTTGGCGACCAGGATCGAGAGGTCTTGACTCGCCGGCAACAAGTTCCCGCCGGCCAGGGCAGGGGCACCCAACAGGTGGCGCAGCCCCAACAGTGCTACAGTGCCCAGAACTACCACCAGGGTGACCGCGCCGATGCCGACCCAGTTCCGATCGGGCGTGGCC from Enteractinococcus fodinae includes the following:
- a CDS encoding glycosyltransferase, which gives rise to MAKYHVTGVFLLEDPAHATTEVFTSAINGTVGIDAAVVVTEPTVEAAVLENLDRLMTESGIEYHHVVRDTSTTLAEQLNDVVAPDQQRINVQSWLWFLTDDTVVSPTSLASQLQAVEISPSVAIAGAKQLADRRLIDVGLSVALSGEIVSLIEPGELDQGQYDHRTDVFAVSLPGMLVQTELFTRLNGFDPLTPELAQTVDLCWRARLAGHRVAVVPAAEVQHTALPDEPPIADTWEASRWLRLKHTGFLGALGGWLWGLLSAMAVVVAGLFVKDPGTGAAQARGILRTLARPVALAASRRAAKKTKTRPFHAVDELRPSRARVRDYRRSVLEGGDTADVIGDGTGVSDAPQEATGGHDDFDELATPDRNWVGIGAVTLVVVLGTVALLGLRHLLGAPALAGGNLLPASQDLSILVAKAASGWAHPGAGAPGYDGPFGWLVALFGLTTNASAVFVWLWILALPLAGLGAWVLAGTVTTSRYARFAAGLIWASAPVLLTAVSEGRVGGLIVHLVLPWFALAVLRAIGYTPENTRLPADQPEHDDRPVLLGRKPRNTTATTSLTAAAWIAILLTVMTAAAPSMFLPLTAGIIILALVLRSRAKVLWWTPILAATALLPAVVSHGTDLRAILADPGAPASYDPAPTWQFLLGLPHEVALDAGLAELPWLDALSPAAPWAGIAVFVIALPLVVLAILGVMRPGAGGSLARSGLLAGFIGLAIATANSGLTFSIDQTGEPVALSTIPPVSLAWLGFLLAAIVGINTLTRSRTRSAGYVTQHRAGWPAHTAISVLVLTGVLATGLWLTPRMVPNDTLTQARETSTDQRGVAVAEAATDELVEENSTRASLDYVTGTPRVAGVQQHALPATAVDSAVSDLRTRTLVITRTSEGLRTHLISGEGTMIDDMTGTWTARTVTGDLFDPQSAPADDADEALRTVAAQLTTGTDADPRPLLDALGAGYVVLTDPAGTETTLAAGIDAAPGMASVGHTRAGWLWRVVPDEGTNDDGTELGVEVLTENGSSAPRGTATARARIVEDEATVALAATNPDGSIDVQLPDTTTQRELILAERANPGFRAWLDGEELNSTVTQPEWVQAFELPETGGNLTVEFAPPAGKWLWLIPGILGIITLVLGIPAPARTTSGRVHEPR